Proteins from a single region of Candidatus Woesearchaeota archaeon:
- the cyaB gene encoding class IV adenylate cyclase, with protein MEIEARVKVQDLVIVKKKLQEMGAMFSKTVKVQKDSIFKRWGEERAAQKPGSFILRIREQGEKTFLTYKALTTTVGSWREYETEVSSAPMMVKILGEIGFVSVLEMNKSRLQGKLGEITLCLDTIKELGTFLEVEVICDDVKNGKKNLLILLEKLGFAENEIIHEGYAAMLFKQQGIVYENTG; from the coding sequence ATGGAAATCGAAGCACGTGTTAAAGTTCAAGATCTTGTAATAGTAAAGAAAAAGTTGCAAGAAATGGGAGCAATGTTCTCTAAAACGGTGAAAGTGCAAAAGGACTCTATTTTCAAACGTTGGGGAGAAGAAAGAGCAGCTCAAAAACCGGGAAGTTTTATTCTGCGTATCCGTGAACAGGGTGAAAAAACTTTTTTAACATACAAAGCTCTTACTACAACTGTTGGTTCCTGGAGGGAATATGAAACGGAAGTAAGTAGTGCGCCCATGATGGTGAAAATTCTTGGTGAGATTGGATTTGTTAGCGTGCTTGAAATGAATAAATCGAGATTGCAAGGAAAGTTAGGAGAAATTACGTTATGTTTGGACACGATTAAAGAGTTAGGAACATTTCTTGAAGTTGAAGTAATTTGTGACGATGTCAAAAACGGGAAAAAGAACCTATTAATTTTGCTAGAAAAACTCGGGTTTGCAGAGAATGAGATTATTCATGAGGGTTATGCAGCCATGTTGTTTAAGCAACAGGGCATTGTGTATGAAAATACTGGGTAA